From the Terriglobales bacterium genome, the window CGGTGAATGACGCTGCGTTCTACGCCTACGCCGTTCCCGAGCCGCAGGGGTTCCGCACTGCGCGCGTGCTGCCCGCTTCCGCAAGTTACAACCAGACACTCGGAGAATACATTTTGATGTATGAGGACGTGCGGCAAGCACCGGATCCGAAGCGGGCGCTGCTCGACTTCCTGCAAAGCACCTACGACGCCGGTGCAACGCTCGGCCGATGGGATCGCTCGGCGCTGGAGCGGCAGGCTTGATCGATCCAGCGTGGGCGATGGGCTCGTCGGCAAGGCTTCCCCATGCTCGCCGGAGTTTCCCACGAAACAGTCATGACGGAGATTGCGAGTTCCAATTTGGTACAAAAAAATCCCTGCAAAATCCCTGATATTTTTTCCGCCATTACGCCAAACGAGGCTAACTCCAATCGAATGTGGCCGTTTGCGTCGAAAGGATGTGAATCCCTGTTAATTCCCTGCCTGCGACAAAAAACTTCAAATTATGGGCAGAATTTGCGAATTTCTTGCGCAGAAAAATAAAAATCGCTGTATTTCTCGCTGTTCTTGGCTCATCCTGCGCCAACATGCCCTGATAGGGCTGCTCCGGCCGTTATAGAATCCTTCTCCATCACCGGTCATGAACTCGCAAGACCTCATTATCGAGTCGCTGCCAGATACCCCTCGCGGTCAGGGAGTGCTTTTCCTGCGGGGACCTCTGACGATGGAAAATGTCGCCCAGTTCAAAACCGCGGTTCAACGGCAGGAAGCGCCGAAAATGATTCTCGATCTCAGCGAGGTTCCCTACATCGACTCAATTGGATTGGGATCGCTCGTGAGCACCTATGTCTCGCTGCAAAAGGCTGGACGATGGATGGCGCTGGTCGGGGTCAACGATCGTGTTTCCAACCTGTTTGAGATTACTCGCGTGCAGGATCTGTTTTTGACCTTTCCGAACGTTTGGGACGCGATCGAAGCCCTCGCCAACTCCGCCCGCGCTTAGCCTGGCCATTCGCCCAAACGAAAATCCGCCTGAGCCGTCCAAAATAGGACAATTGATCCCAGGAGTTCACATCCGATGAGGGACCTGAAACTCGCTTTCCGTCAACTTCGAAACAATCCTGCATTTGCGATTACCGTGATTCTTACGCTTGCTCTCGGTATTGGTGCGAATACCGCGATTTTTTCATTAGTCCAGGCGGTGCTTTTGCAGTCGCTACCCGTGGCCGATCCGGCGACTCTCTACCGAATCGGCGATACCGACAACTGCTGCGTCAATGGTGGCTACCAGAGCGATAACGGCGATTTCGATCTTTTTTCTTATGAACTTTTTCTTCATCTGAAGCAGGCGGCGCCTGAATTTGAAGAACTGGCAGCGTTCCAGTCTGGGTACGATTACAACAATCTCACCGTCAGACGCAATTCTGAACCGGCGCGAGCGAGTCATGGGGAGTTCGTAACCGGGAATTACTTTTCCACTTTCGGGATCAAGCCGTTTCTCGGTCGCATGCTGCTGCCTTCCGACGACAAAGCTGGCGCAGCTCCGGTGACGGTTCTGAGTTATCAAAGCTGGCAGAACGACTATGCCGGTGATCCCGGTGTGGTGGGTTCAACGTTCTACATCCAGGGACATCCCTTCACGATTGTGGGAGTTGCTCCTCCCGGATTCTTTGGCGATCGCGTTGACAGCCATCCACCTGAGGTGTGGTTGCCGCTCTCGACCGAGCTGGTTATCAACGGCGAGAATGCAATCCTGAATCATGCCGACGCGAACTGGCTTTATGCCATTGGACGTCTGAAGCCCGGAGTAAATATCTCAGCACTGCAGCAGAAGCTGTCGGCGAGTCTGCGGCAATGGCTGGCGACGCAACCAACGTATGTTCAGCGCGGAGGCGATACGCTGATTCCCAAGCAACACGTTGTGCTGACTCCAGCCGGCGGCGGCGTGCAGAACCTGCAGCAGGAAACCGGTAAGGGACTCAATCTGCTGATGGCACTTTCCGCGCTCGTGCTGTTAGTAGCTTGCGCGAACGTCGCAAACATTCTGCTCGCCAGGAACGCAGCCAGACGCGCCGAGACGTCATTGCGCGTTGCTTTAGGCGCCGCACGTGGACGTCTGATCAGGCAAGTGCTGGTGGAGAGCGTGTTGCTCGGATGTATCGGTGGTGCGCTGGGCCTGGCGGTAGCTTATGGCGGTACCCGAACGATCCTCGCTCTCGCCTTCCCCGACTCGAAGTACCTCCCGATCCATGCCACTCCCTCGCTTCCCGTTTTGGGATTTGCTCTTGCCGTCTCCTTCGTAACAGGGATCATCTTCGGCATCGTGCCGGCATGGATCACCTCGCGCTCCGATCCGGCGGAGGCGTTGCGTGGCATCAGCCGGTCCACGCGCGATAGCTCCTCGCTGCCGCAAAAGTCACTCATCATTTTTCAGGCGGCGTTGTCGTTGGTTTTGCTGATTGGCGCCTCATTGCTGACCAAAACGCTGCGCAATCTCGAGCATCAGAATTTCGGGATTCAAACGCAAAATCGTTACGTCCTGCATCTCGATCCACATGGCGCGGGGTACACCATCGATAAGCTGCAGCCTTTGTATCAGCGGCTGCAGCAGGATTTCTCAGCATTGCCAGGGGTAAAGAGCGTCGGACTTGCGCTGTATAGTCCGCTTGAAGGGAATAACTGGGGAGAGGGCGTGTACATCGAAGGCAGACCCGAGCCGGGTCCGAATGCCCATAATGGTTCATCGTGGGACCGCGTGAGCACCCACTTCTTTGAAACTGTAGGCCAGCCTGTAATCCGCGGGCGCGACTTCACAGACCAGGACACCGCATCCTCGCAGATGGTCGCCATTGTCAATCAGGCTTTCGTGAAAAAGTTTTTTCCCAATGAGGATCCCATTGGGCGCCATTTCGGGAATAACGGCCAGCAGTTCGCGGGCAGCTATGAGATCGTCGGCGTCGTGGCCGATGCCAAGTACAACAATCCCCGCGGAGAATATCGCCCGTTCTATTACCGGCCGCTGACGCAACGAAATACGAGATTTGAGAAACCCTCGGATGCGACCGGAGAAAATTGGTCGATGTTCATCAACTCGATCGTTATCCAATTCGACTCTCAGCCGCAAAATGTCGATGCGTTAGTCCGGCGTACATTGGGAAACATCGATCCCAACCTCACCGTCATTGATCTGCGATCGCTGGATTACCAAGTAGCCGGCAACTTCAATCAGGAGCGCCTCATCGCGCGCCTTACGATGCTTTTTGGAATCCTGGCGCTCGTGCTTGTATCGGTAGGCTTGTACGGGATTACTGCCTACTCTGTTGCGCGTAGAACGAGCGAGATCGGGGTACGCATGGCGTTGGGCGCTAACCGAGGCGACGTGATTGGGATGGTGATGCGGAGCGCATTCGCGCAGGTGCTCCTCGGACTAGCGATCGGCATCCCAATCGCTCTGCTTGGCGGCCGTCTCATAGCCTCGCAACTCTATGGTGTGCGCGCTTGGGATCCGATCAGTTTGTTGTTAGCGGTGTTCGTGCTATCGGTAGCGGCCGCGGTCGCAGGTTATGTTCCAGCGCACCGTGCATCGACCATCGAGCCCATGAAAGCACTGCGCAGCGAATAACATCGAAAATACCGAAGAGGCAAAGCAGATAGCGCACGTTTCCAGGCCGCAATCGGTCTCAGTGACCTCTTCATTCAACTCCGTGACCTTCGTGTTCGCTCTTGCTTCTACCCGCAAGGCAAGGTAGCTAATAGAATCAAAGAACAATGGTCAAAACCCTGGAATGGACGGATGCAGGCGTGCGCTTCATCGATCAGACGCGCCTCCCTACGGAAGAAATTTACGTAATCTGCCGCGACTATCGCGAGGTGGCGACCGCAATTCGCGAGATGATCGTGCGCGGAGCGCCGGCGATCGGCGTCTCGGCAGCCATGGGCGTGGCGCTTGGCGTACGCAATTCGAAAGCGAAGAACGTCGCCGAGCTACGGCCTGAGTTCGATGAAATCTGCAATACGCTGGCGAGTACGCGTCCTACGGCCGTGAACCTGTTCTGGGCGATTCAGCGCATGCGCGACCGTTTCGAGGAGCTTTCGTCGGAGCCATTGGAAACCATCAAGCGCGAACTGATCGAAGAAGCTCAGCGGATGTACCTGGCCGACATCGCTGCCTGCAAAATGATGGGCCGCAACGGAGCGGTGCTCATGCCTTCCTCCGGCGGCGTCCTTACCCACTGCAATGCCGGAGCCCTCGCCACCTGCGGTTATGGAAGTGCTCTGGGCGTGATCCGCGCAGCCGTGGAAGAGGGAAAAAAGATCCATGTATTCGCCGACGAGACGCGTCCCTTCCTGCAGGGCTCGCGTCTCACAGCATGGGAGCTGACCAAAGATGGAATTCCCACAACGGTAATTTCGGACAACATGGCTGGCGCCATGATGAAGCAAGGTAAGATCGGAGCCGTGGTTGTCGGCGCCGATCGAATTGCCGCAAATGGTGACGTTGCCAACAAGATCGGCACCTACACCGTCGCGGTACTAGCCAAAGAGCATGGCATTCCCTTCTATGTTGCCGCGCCATGGTCGACCATCGATCTTGCGACTTCGACCGGCGACTCGATTCCGATCGAGCAGCGCTCGGCGCGCGAAGTCACGCATATGGCAGGGAAGCAGCTCACACCCGAAGGCGTCAGCATCGAGAATCCGGCATTCGATGTCACACCGCATCGCTATGTTGCGGCAATCATCACCGAGCGAGGCATTGCGAAAGCTCCGTATTCAGAGTCGCTGCGCGAATTGGCAAGCGTCGATGACGTGACCACACGAGAGATGCCGGCCGAAGCTGCTCGTTAAGGTTTCGTATTTGTCATTGCGAGCGCCTGTGGTTGACGTGAGGAATCCCTATCATTGAGTCCCGAAGCACGACGCAACAGTTTCGCGTCAATAGGGGATTCCTTACTGCTGCTCACGCGAACACACGCGTGAGCCTCCGTTCGGAATGACAAACGAATGTGCCAACTTGCCCTTGCAGCCCCGCATCCTTCTTACAAGGAGCGAACTCGGACTATGCCAATTTCAACGAAGCTGACGGAACTTGTCACCAAGCCTTTGCCGAAGGTGATCACCCCAGGAATGCATGCTGCCATCGACTGGGGAACCGCAGGAGCTTTTGCCTTGTCAGGAGCTCTGCTGTGGAGAAAGAACAAACGGGCTGCCCTGTCTTCTTTTATTTGCGGGAATCTGGTAGGCGGCTTGATCTTCCTCACCGATTGTCCGGGAGGAGTGTGGAAGAAGATCAGCTTCGAAACCCATGGCAATGTCGATCCCGGCGTGGCAGCTCTCGTTGCCTCGTTGCCGAATTTGCTGGGATTCTCTGAAGAGACCGAATCGAAACTGTTCCAAGGCATGGGAATCGCCCTTGCCGCCGTGCGCAGCCTTACGAACTTTGACGAGGGATCCAGCAATATCGAGAGCCGTCACAAAGCCGCTTGAAAAACTCGTTTCCTCCAGCTAACCCGGCCCGCATGGCCGGGTTTTTTGTGTGCACGTGCGGAACATTCCCTGTGGAGGCTGCGTATCAATCACTAAGGTGAAGTGTTTGTCAGATCGACAGGTTGCAGCGTTTGCGATGCCGCGAATCCCGTGAAAGACTGGAGCATCTACATCTACAAAGCTTATGGGAAATAACCTGAAAACGTTGGCTCTGCTTACCGGCCTCACGCTCTTTCTGATGTTTGTCGGAGAGGTGATAGGCGCACATCTGGGGACGCAGCATGGCATGGCCATCGGCCTGGCTATTGCCGCCGTGATGAATTTCTTCAGCTATTTCTTTTCTGACAGGATTGCTTTGTCGATGTATCGCGCGCAGCCGGCGTCGCGCGAAGATTTGCCGCGCGTGTACAACGTGGTCGAGCGCATGACCCAGCGGGTCGGATTGCCGATGCCGAAGATCTATGTGATTCCCACCGATTCGCCCAACGCTTTCGCCACCGGGCGCAATCCGTCGCACGCTTCTGTTGCCGTGACGCAAGGCATTCTTAATCTGCTCGATGACGAAGAGTTGGAAGGCGTGCTAGCACATGAATTGGGCCATGTCAGGAATCGTGACATCCTGATCAGCTCTGTCGCGGCAACATTGGCGGGCGCGATTACGTTCCTGGCACGCTCGCTGATGTGGGCTGGAATGTTCGGTGGATACGGCGATCGCGATGACCGCGACCGCGGCGGAGGATTCGCGGCTATCCTCATGATGATCCTTGCGCCGATTGCCGCGCTGCTGATTCAGATGGCGGTCTCTCGCTCGCGCGAATACGAGGCCGATCACACTGGCGCAAACACCACCGGGAATCCTTATGCTCTTG encodes:
- the mtnA gene encoding S-methyl-5-thioribose-1-phosphate isomerase, whose protein sequence is MVKTLEWTDAGVRFIDQTRLPTEEIYVICRDYREVATAIREMIVRGAPAIGVSAAMGVALGVRNSKAKNVAELRPEFDEICNTLASTRPTAVNLFWAIQRMRDRFEELSSEPLETIKRELIEEAQRMYLADIAACKMMGRNGAVLMPSSGGVLTHCNAGALATCGYGSALGVIRAAVEEGKKIHVFADETRPFLQGSRLTAWELTKDGIPTTVISDNMAGAMMKQGKIGAVVVGADRIAANGDVANKIGTYTVAVLAKEHGIPFYVAAPWSTIDLATSTGDSIPIEQRSAREVTHMAGKQLTPEGVSIENPAFDVTPHRYVAAIITERGIAKAPYSESLRELASVDDVTTREMPAEAAR
- a CDS encoding ABC transporter permease — translated: MRDLKLAFRQLRNNPAFAITVILTLALGIGANTAIFSLVQAVLLQSLPVADPATLYRIGDTDNCCVNGGYQSDNGDFDLFSYELFLHLKQAAPEFEELAAFQSGYDYNNLTVRRNSEPARASHGEFVTGNYFSTFGIKPFLGRMLLPSDDKAGAAPVTVLSYQSWQNDYAGDPGVVGSTFYIQGHPFTIVGVAPPGFFGDRVDSHPPEVWLPLSTELVINGENAILNHADANWLYAIGRLKPGVNISALQQKLSASLRQWLATQPTYVQRGGDTLIPKQHVVLTPAGGGVQNLQQETGKGLNLLMALSALVLLVACANVANILLARNAARRAETSLRVALGAARGRLIRQVLVESVLLGCIGGALGLAVAYGGTRTILALAFPDSKYLPIHATPSLPVLGFALAVSFVTGIIFGIVPAWITSRSDPAEALRGISRSTRDSSSLPQKSLIIFQAALSLVLLIGASLLTKTLRNLEHQNFGIQTQNRYVLHLDPHGAGYTIDKLQPLYQRLQQDFSALPGVKSVGLALYSPLEGNNWGEGVYIEGRPEPGPNAHNGSSWDRVSTHFFETVGQPVIRGRDFTDQDTASSQMVAIVNQAFVKKFFPNEDPIGRHFGNNGQQFAGSYEIVGVVADAKYNNPRGEYRPFYYRPLTQRNTRFEKPSDATGENWSMFINSIVIQFDSQPQNVDALVRRTLGNIDPNLTVIDLRSLDYQVAGNFNQERLIARLTMLFGILALVLVSVGLYGITAYSVARRTSEIGVRMALGANRGDVIGMVMRSAFAQVLLGLAIGIPIALLGGRLIASQLYGVRAWDPISLLLAVFVLSVAAAVAGYVPAHRASTIEPMKALRSE
- a CDS encoding STAS domain-containing protein; protein product: MNSQDLIIESLPDTPRGQGVLFLRGPLTMENVAQFKTAVQRQEAPKMILDLSEVPYIDSIGLGSLVSTYVSLQKAGRWMALVGVNDRVSNLFEITRVQDLFLTFPNVWDAIEALANSARA
- a CDS encoding zinc metalloprotease HtpX gives rise to the protein MGNNLKTLALLTGLTLFLMFVGEVIGAHLGTQHGMAIGLAIAAVMNFFSYFFSDRIALSMYRAQPASREDLPRVYNVVERMTQRVGLPMPKIYVIPTDSPNAFATGRNPSHASVAVTQGILNLLDDEELEGVLAHELGHVRNRDILISSVAATLAGAITFLARSLMWAGMFGGYGDRDDRDRGGGFAAILMMILAPIAALLIQMAVSRSREYEADHTGANTTGNPYALARALQKLDAWSKRRPLVATPSTAHLFIVAPLIGGDTLANLFSTHPPIAKRIERLTGRPPEFQ